One window of Leptospira wolbachii serovar Codice str. CDC genomic DNA carries:
- the rplR gene encoding 50S ribosomal protein L18 → MINKTAKNTKRLRRAERVRYKLRSTSERPRLVFNKTNRYLTAQIIDDAKGVTLVYATTLEKDFPKHENSKKSKSAATELGKVVADKAKKAGVSQVVLDRSGMVYHGRIAAFADSAREGGLEF, encoded by the coding sequence ATGATCAATAAGACAGCTAAAAATACGAAAAGATTGAGAAGAGCGGAACGAGTTAGATACAAACTTCGCTCTACATCGGAAAGACCTCGGTTGGTTTTCAATAAAACAAATCGTTACCTCACCGCACAAATCATTGATGATGCGAAGGGTGTAACACTTGTTTATGCAACAACTCTCGAGAAAGATTTTCCGAAACATGAAAATTCTAAGAAGAGTAAATCGGCTGCGACCGAACTCGGTAAAGTAGTCGCTGATAAGGCGAAAAAAGCAGGAGTTTCCCAAGTGGTTCTCGACCGTTCTGGAATGGTTTACCATGGAAGAATTGCCGCTTTTGCTGATTCTGCCCGCGAAGGTGGATTGGAGTTCTAA
- the rpsE gene encoding 30S ribosomal protein S5, protein MLEEETKEFTEKVVKIDRVAKVVKGGRRFSFNALSVVGDSKGKVGIGFGKANEVPDAIRKSIESAKKNLKSIHYIGHTVPHDVVGQFKSARVILKPASPGTGIIAGASVRSVLERAGIQDVLTKSWGSSNPMNIVKATMDALQQLETPSMAVKRRGVSLKHLFGQDL, encoded by the coding sequence ATGTTAGAAGAAGAAACAAAAGAATTTACTGAGAAGGTCGTAAAAATCGACCGAGTTGCCAAGGTAGTGAAGGGGGGACGTCGTTTCTCCTTCAACGCACTTTCAGTCGTTGGTGACTCTAAAGGAAAAGTAGGAATTGGATTTGGAAAGGCGAATGAAGTTCCAGATGCGATCCGAAAGTCCATTGAATCGGCAAAAAAGAATTTAAAATCCATTCACTATATCGGTCATACCGTTCCTCACGATGTTGTGGGACAGTTCAAATCCGCTCGAGTGATTTTGAAGCCAGCTTCTCCGGGAACGGGGATCATCGCCGGAGCTTCTGTTCGTTCCGTATTGGAAAGAGCAGGGATCCAAGATGTTCTTACAAAGTCATGGGGATCTTCAAACCCAATGAACATTGTAAAAGCGACTATGGACGCATTACAACAGTTGGAAACACCGTCAATGGCGGTAAAACGACGTGGTGTCAGCCTCAAACACTTGTTTGGGCAAGATCTATAA
- the rpmD gene encoding 50S ribosomal protein L30 translates to MEDVIVTQEKSSIGIIPVHKKTLIALGLKKKGQSKKHKMTPQLKGMLRQVGYLLKVEKV, encoded by the coding sequence ATGGAAGACGTGATTGTAACGCAAGAAAAGAGTTCTATTGGTATCATTCCGGTACACAAAAAAACTCTAATTGCACTAGGCCTTAAAAAGAAAGGCCAATCCAAAAAACACAAAATGACTCCCCAATTGAAAGGGATGTTACGACAAGTAGGTTACTTGTTGAAAGTGGAAAAGGTATAA
- the rplO gene encoding 50S ribosomal protein L15 has product MAQDRIEQGRGFGAKRPKKSTSLGNKNLVPVPEGATTSPKRVGQGPGSGMGKTSTRGSKGQRARAASMRRGFEGGQLPLHRRLPKRGFTNIFSVEFQPVNLISLSKAGLSGEVTPAILKAKSLIKSEAGPIKLLGTGEVTVAITITVDAFSASAKEKIEKAGGKVIIREKKKEEKKN; this is encoded by the coding sequence ATGGCTCAAGACAGAATTGAACAAGGCCGTGGATTTGGTGCAAAACGCCCCAAAAAATCCACATCTCTAGGAAACAAAAACTTGGTTCCCGTTCCGGAAGGTGCAACAACTTCTCCGAAACGTGTGGGACAAGGTCCAGGATCCGGGATGGGAAAAACTTCCACTCGTGGTTCCAAAGGACAAAGGGCACGGGCCGCTTCGATGAGACGTGGATTCGAAGGTGGACAGCTACCTCTCCACAGACGTTTGCCAAAACGTGGTTTTACTAATATTTTCTCTGTGGAATTCCAACCAGTCAACTTGATCTCTTTATCTAAAGCAGGTCTTTCTGGAGAAGTAACACCAGCGATTCTCAAAGCAAAAAGTTTGATTAAGTCCGAAGCCGGACCGATTAAACTTTTGGGAACGGGAGAAGTGACTGTTGCCATCACCATTACGGTAGATGCTTTTTCTGCCTCTGCAAAAGAGAAAATTGAAAAAGCGGGTGGGAAAGTCATCATTAGAGAAAAGAAAAAAGAAGAGAAAAAAAACTAG
- the secY gene encoding preprotein translocase subunit SecY — protein sequence MFQTIANIFRIPELRSKILFTIGMLLLFRMGTHVTIPGINSLIVTGITADPSEGFLGMVDLFAGGALLKFSIFALGIMPYISSSIIMQLVMVLIPSLQKMQKEGEEGRKKIQQYTKYGTLILCAIQSLAVIQLANSWSTGSGTAQAKYPGLINPSVEGYFLPIAMLSITTGTVLLIWLGEQITERGIGNGISLIIFAGIIGRMPEALIAMFTSDTSDALSILILIIIFIVLISLTVILTQGVRRVPLNYGKQMVGRKMVQARSQSIPFKVNSANVMPIIFASSLILFPQTIVQWLSSKGGQWAGWAVIMDYFNPFSQIWYHALFYYVIYTSLIIFFAYFYTAIQFNPQELADNLKKYGGFIPGVRPGSQTKDMIEKILNRITLPGALFLAGLALAPYLIIKFLNLGSNTGGGTLVYTFGGTSLLIMVGVALETLKQIEAQLLMRNYEGFMKKTKIKGRV from the coding sequence ATGTTTCAAACCATCGCTAACATCTTTCGAATCCCGGAATTACGATCCAAAATCCTATTTACGATCGGTATGTTGTTACTTTTTAGAATGGGAACTCACGTTACCATTCCCGGTATCAACAGTTTAATCGTAACGGGCATTACTGCCGATCCGAGCGAAGGTTTCCTCGGAATGGTGGATTTGTTTGCAGGTGGTGCTCTTCTCAAATTTTCTATTTTTGCACTTGGGATTATGCCTTATATCTCTTCTTCCATCATCATGCAACTTGTAATGGTTCTCATTCCTAGTTTGCAAAAGATGCAAAAGGAAGGGGAAGAGGGTAGAAAGAAAATCCAACAGTACACTAAGTACGGAACTCTGATCCTTTGTGCGATCCAATCTCTTGCAGTGATCCAACTTGCTAATTCTTGGTCTACGGGATCAGGAACGGCGCAAGCGAAGTATCCAGGTCTTATCAATCCATCCGTGGAAGGTTACTTTTTACCAATTGCGATGTTATCCATCACTACGGGAACAGTCCTTCTTATATGGCTTGGAGAGCAAATCACGGAACGCGGAATTGGTAACGGGATCTCTCTCATTATCTTTGCAGGGATTATTGGTCGTATGCCAGAAGCACTCATTGCTATGTTTACTTCCGATACTTCTGATGCTCTTAGTATCCTCATTCTTATCATTATCTTTATCGTTCTAATTTCCCTTACCGTCATATTGACCCAAGGGGTTCGCCGGGTTCCGTTAAATTACGGAAAACAAATGGTGGGTAGAAAAATGGTTCAGGCACGTAGCCAATCCATTCCTTTCAAAGTCAACAGTGCCAATGTAATGCCAATTATCTTTGCATCCTCTTTGATTCTATTTCCACAAACAATTGTTCAGTGGTTATCCTCTAAGGGTGGTCAATGGGCAGGTTGGGCAGTGATTATGGACTATTTTAATCCATTTTCTCAAATCTGGTACCATGCCCTTTTCTATTATGTGATTTATACATCTCTGATCATTTTCTTTGCGTATTTTTATACGGCAATTCAGTTCAACCCACAGGAACTTGCTGATAACCTAAAAAAATACGGTGGGTTTATCCCTGGTGTTCGTCCAGGAAGCCAAACAAAAGATATGATTGAGAAAATCTTGAATCGAATCACCCTACCGGGTGCTCTTTTCCTTGCTGGTCTTGCTCTTGCTCCGTATCTCATCATTAAGTTTTTAAACCTCGGTTCTAACACCGGTGGCGGAACTTTGGTGTATACATTCGGAGGAACTTCGCTTCTCATTATGGTGGGTGTGGCTCTAGAAACTTTGAAACAAATCGAAGCCCAGCTACTCATGAGAAATTACGAAGGTTTCATGAAGAAGACTAAAATCAAGGGAAGAGTGTAA
- a CDS encoding adenylate kinase, with amino-acid sequence MKRLIFMGPPGAGKGTQADIIKEKYQIPQISTGDILRAAVKNGTPMGIEAKKYMDAGDLVPDAVVIGIIRDRLVESDCANGFILDGFPRTVEQAKALSEILKELRMELDSVVNLDVPDEELVKRLLGRAIKEGRSDDNEETIKNRLHTYNTKTLPLIDFYKGSGILRQINGLGSMEEITNTILKSI; translated from the coding sequence ATGAAGAGATTGATTTTTATGGGTCCTCCAGGTGCTGGAAAAGGGACCCAAGCTGACATCATCAAAGAGAAATACCAAATTCCGCAGATCTCTACTGGAGACATTCTCCGTGCTGCCGTAAAAAACGGAACCCCGATGGGGATTGAAGCAAAAAAATATATGGACGCTGGAGACCTTGTTCCAGATGCTGTCGTTATAGGCATAATTCGCGACCGTTTGGTCGAATCTGATTGTGCGAATGGATTCATTCTGGATGGATTTCCTAGGACGGTGGAGCAAGCAAAGGCTCTCTCGGAAATCCTCAAAGAGCTCCGCATGGAGCTCGACTCCGTTGTCAACCTAGACGTTCCTGACGAAGAACTCGTCAAACGGTTGCTAGGTAGAGCGATCAAAGAAGGACGCTCGGATGACAACGAAGAGACCATCAAAAACCGTCTGCATACTTACAACACCAAGACGTTGCCCCTGATAGACTTTTATAAAGGCTCTGGGATCCTTCGGCAAATCAATGGTTTGGGAAGTATGGAAGAAATCACTAACACTATTTTAAAATCGATCTAG
- the infA gene encoding translation initiation factor IF-1, with amino-acid sequence MAKEEAITIDGTVLEPLPNAMFRVELENGHKVLAHISGKMRMHYIRILPGDKVTVELSPYDLTKGRITYRKK; translated from the coding sequence CTGGCTAAGGAAGAAGCAATCACCATCGACGGAACCGTTTTAGAACCGTTACCGAATGCCATGTTCCGTGTGGAACTGGAGAACGGTCATAAAGTTCTAGCACACATTTCGGGAAAAATGCGTATGCATTATATCCGTATATTACCCGGCGATAAGGTTACTGTAGAGCTTTCTCCTTATGACTTAACTAAGGGCCGTATCACTTACAGAAAGAAATAG
- the rpmJ gene encoding 50S ribosomal protein L36, protein MKVRSSVKKICPECKVIRRKGVIRVICTNPKHKQRQR, encoded by the coding sequence ATGAAAGTTAGATCATCAGTTAAAAAAATCTGTCCAGAATGCAAAGTCATTCGCAGAAAAGGTGTAATCCGAGTGATTTGCACGAACCCAAAACACAAACAAAGGCAAAGATAG
- the rpsM gene encoding 30S ribosomal protein S13 translates to MARIAGVDLPSNKRIVIGLTYVFGIGKTSSQSILKKAGIDESIRVKDLSDEQEAAIRRVIEESYQVEGDLRSEVNLNIKRLMDVGCYRGFRHRRGLPVNGQRTRTNARTRKGVKKTVANKKKAPGK, encoded by the coding sequence ATGGCACGTATCGCGGGTGTTGATTTACCATCAAACAAAAGAATTGTGATCGGTCTTACATACGTATTTGGTATTGGTAAGACATCCTCTCAAAGTATCCTGAAAAAAGCAGGAATTGACGAATCTATCAGGGTGAAGGACCTTTCGGACGAACAAGAAGCCGCGATCCGTAGAGTCATTGAAGAATCATACCAGGTAGAAGGGGATCTTCGTTCTGAAGTCAACCTAAACATCAAACGATTGATGGATGTGGGTTGTTACAGAGGTTTTCGCCACAGACGAGGACTTCCAGTCAACGGACAAAGAACAAGAACCAACGCTAGAACCCGTAAGGGTGTCAAGAAGACCGTTGCCAACAAGAAAAAGGCACCGGGTAAATAG
- the rpsK gene encoding 30S ribosomal protein S11, with translation MAEKDAKNKKDTKKVKKKEKKNVPRGKVYIQASFNNTIVSITDMVGNVLSWSSSGMMGFRGSKKSTPYAAQVAATNAAEKAIEASGLSEVDVMVSGPGIGRESAIRSLTTKGLAIKLIKDVTPLPHNGCRPRKRRRV, from the coding sequence ATGGCTGAAAAAGACGCTAAGAATAAAAAAGATACCAAAAAGGTTAAGAAAAAAGAAAAGAAGAATGTTCCGCGAGGTAAGGTATATATCCAAGCTTCGTTTAACAATACAATTGTATCCATTACGGATATGGTTGGAAACGTTCTTTCTTGGTCTTCTTCTGGAATGATGGGTTTTCGTGGATCCAAAAAATCCACTCCCTATGCTGCGCAAGTTGCCGCTACCAATGCTGCTGAGAAGGCAATTGAAGCTTCTGGTCTTTCTGAAGTAGATGTAATGGTATCAGGTCCAGGAATTGGACGTGAGTCTGCCATTCGTTCTTTAACTACGAAAGGCCTTGCAATCAAACTCATTAAAGACGTAACTCCGCTCCCACACAATGGGTGCCGACCACGAAAAAGAAGAAGGGTGTAG
- the rpsD gene encoding 30S ribosomal protein S4, with the protein MARYRGPVVKLMRREGLNLFLKNSHTLHKEKSSLEKRKYPPGLPPKKKGKITEYGAQLREKQKVKRAYGVLEKQFRRYFEEATHTPGIPGENLLQFLERRLDNVLYRMGFAVTRRQARNFVAHRHILVNGHRVDICSYRVNIGDKIEIREKFQKSPFIEENIKLAQAINRTASWVSVDYTKFSGEVLSLPTRDHIDIPVKEQVIVELYSK; encoded by the coding sequence ATGGCACGTTACAGAGGTCCAGTTGTTAAATTGATGAGAAGAGAGGGGTTAAACCTCTTTCTCAAAAATAGTCATACATTACATAAAGAAAAATCTTCCCTTGAAAAGAGAAAGTATCCACCGGGTCTTCCTCCAAAGAAAAAAGGAAAGATCACTGAATACGGGGCTCAGCTTCGTGAAAAACAAAAAGTAAAACGCGCATACGGAGTTTTAGAAAAACAATTCCGTAGATACTTCGAAGAAGCAACGCACACTCCAGGGATTCCTGGTGAGAACTTACTTCAATTCCTCGAAAGAAGATTGGATAACGTTCTCTATCGTATGGGTTTTGCTGTAACAAGAAGACAAGCACGTAACTTTGTTGCACACAGACATATTTTAGTGAATGGCCACCGAGTAGATATTTGTTCTTACCGAGTGAACATAGGTGATAAAATCGAAATTCGTGAGAAATTCCAAAAATCTCCGTTTATTGAAGAAAATATCAAACTCGCTCAAGCAATCAATCGAACTGCTTCTTGGGTAAGTGTAGACTATACCAAGTTCTCCGGAGAAGTGTTATCACTTCCAACAAGAGATCATATTGATATCCCTGTGAAAGAACAGGTAATCGTAGAGTTGTACTCGAAGTAA
- a CDS encoding DNA-directed RNA polymerase subunit alpha yields the protein MSPKNLLKGFKRPKKIEFTTDVNTPNYGKFVAEPFERGIGTTIGNSLRRTLMSSIEGAAISAIRIEGVSHEFSYIEGVAEDVTRIILNLKQVRIKYEPEDKEASKVIHLELKGAGYFRAADLAVDSSIEIMNPDLHIATLNEDANLIMDLEIQRGRGYVPAEDKKKDIEVLGTIPIDSIFSPIQKVLFEVSETRVAQRSDYEKLTMEVWTDGSVSPEDAVAQAAKILKDHLTVFINFEEEIEEEEEELDEADEKLKAALSKHVEELELSVRSTNVLRSLEIDFIGELVKRSEDEMTKSKHFSEQSLQELKAKLSSMGLSFGMRDF from the coding sequence TTGTCTCCAAAGAATTTATTAAAAGGTTTTAAAAGACCCAAAAAAATCGAATTCACTACCGATGTGAATACACCAAACTATGGTAAGTTTGTTGCAGAACCTTTCGAAAGAGGAATTGGCACAACGATCGGTAACTCCCTTCGTCGTACGCTTATGTCCTCCATCGAAGGTGCGGCAATTTCCGCGATTCGAATTGAAGGAGTCTCTCACGAGTTTTCTTATATCGAAGGTGTAGCTGAAGACGTTACTCGTATCATTCTTAACTTAAAACAAGTTCGAATCAAATACGAGCCAGAAGATAAAGAAGCAAGTAAAGTAATCCACCTAGAATTAAAAGGTGCTGGTTACTTTCGTGCAGCGGATCTCGCTGTTGATTCTTCTATTGAAATCATGAATCCAGACCTTCATATAGCAACTCTCAATGAGGATGCGAATTTGATTATGGATTTGGAAATCCAAAGAGGACGTGGATACGTTCCTGCTGAGGACAAAAAGAAAGATATCGAGGTTTTGGGAACAATTCCAATCGATTCTATCTTTTCACCAATCCAAAAAGTATTGTTTGAAGTATCAGAAACTCGTGTTGCACAACGTTCTGATTATGAAAAACTTACTATGGAAGTTTGGACTGACGGCTCTGTTTCTCCAGAAGATGCAGTGGCACAAGCAGCAAAAATTCTAAAAGACCATTTAACTGTATTCATCAACTTTGAAGAAGAAATTGAAGAAGAAGAAGAAGAATTGGATGAAGCTGACGAAAAACTAAAAGCAGCTTTATCTAAACATGTAGAAGAATTGGAACTTTCGGTTCGCTCTACAAACGTTCTTCGCAGCTTGGAAATTGACTTCATTGGTGAACTCGTTAAAAGATCAGAAGACGAAATGACTAAATCAAAACATTTCAGCGAACAAAGTTTACAAGAGTTGAAAGCAAAACTTTCCTCAATGGGACTTTCGTTCGGTATGAGAGATTTTTAA
- the rplQ gene encoding 50S ribosomal protein L17, giving the protein MNKRNKVKQLNRSADHRKAMIQNMVISLLRHERIESSVAKLKVARSYAERIITRAKRNLDANLANLDEQKKNAAILHNTRYLYSHLGDQEIVTKLLKDLANRYAERVGGYTRIIRLVNRPSDNTAMGILELVDRKTQDELKAETKAKREEKKPAKKEEKPKKAKKEKAATK; this is encoded by the coding sequence ATGAACAAACGTAATAAAGTTAAACAACTCAACAGATCCGCAGATCATAGAAAAGCTATGATCCAAAATATGGTAATCTCTCTTCTTCGTCATGAAAGGATTGAATCTTCCGTTGCAAAATTGAAAGTGGCTCGTTCTTATGCGGAACGAATCATCACTAGAGCAAAACGCAACCTAGATGCCAACCTTGCCAATCTTGATGAACAAAAGAAAAATGCAGCGATCTTGCACAATACACGATACCTTTATAGCCATTTAGGTGACCAAGAAATCGTAACTAAACTTTTGAAAGACCTTGCTAACCGTTACGCTGAAAGAGTAGGTGGATACACAAGAATCATTCGTTTGGTAAACCGTCCTTCTGACAACACGGCAATGGGAATTTTGGAACTTGTGGATCGCAAAACTCAAGATGAGTTAAAAGCAGAAACAAAAGCAAAACGCGAAGAAAAGAAACCTGCTAAAAAAGAAGAAAAACCAAAAAAAGCAAAAAAAGAAAAAGCAGCTACTAAGTAG
- a CDS encoding PAS domain-containing sensor histidine kinase, with translation MTPILSTSDSIWHTAFSSSPIGMALTDMETGLYVDANDVYCAWLGRTREEVIGKSTLDLGIYSNANDREAILVGLKRDGFVLNLEVPLITKLGATVTILFSGRIVENGKYLLSAGQNITALKEKEYLAAVLQNELVISKELFESVFRLNPAAVSLSNAETAVYDDVNEAYCRLIGYSREEIIGRASYDLNIWITKFDRERLMAELLKKGWSTGMEASIRTKSGEIRHVVSGNTILQTKGRPTLLAILIDVTESKQNKEALEFAVKERTKELNRILEDLQKAQDQLILSEKMATLGQLVAGVAHEINNPLAAIAAFSEQIYNRMGNFGTRLFQIKECFSKYSDKEINEIISWVIELFTIKPKSYNFAESRKAKKTLESIFINLQIESAYDLADRIVDLGVSDFILENEDFLPHFKSSPLLELVLSELNTLRSIESIRLAVERTSKIVYSLKNYGRIDRNEAKSEINLVDTIETVLTLYHSKMKSGVECIRVYNANPIIMGYPDELIQIWTNLIYNALQAMAFKGSLTIQVDELEREVVVRVKDNGSGIPIGIQKRIFEPFYSTKEKGEGTGLGLGIVKQSVEERHRGRIQFQSEPGNTEFQVTLPKI, from the coding sequence ATGACTCCCATCCTTTCTACATCCGATTCTATTTGGCATACTGCCTTTAGTTCAAGTCCCATTGGGATGGCTCTTACCGATATGGAAACTGGTCTTTATGTCGATGCCAATGATGTATATTGTGCTTGGCTTGGTCGGACTCGGGAAGAGGTCATTGGTAAGTCCACCCTCGATTTAGGAATCTATTCTAATGCGAACGACCGGGAAGCTATTTTAGTTGGTTTAAAAAGAGATGGTTTTGTCCTTAATTTGGAAGTCCCTCTGATTACTAAACTTGGCGCTACCGTAACGATTTTATTCAGCGGTAGAATTGTTGAAAATGGAAAATACCTTCTCTCCGCTGGGCAGAACATCACTGCATTAAAAGAAAAGGAATACCTTGCTGCTGTTTTGCAAAATGAACTTGTAATCAGTAAAGAATTATTTGAAAGTGTTTTCCGTTTGAATCCAGCGGCTGTTAGTCTCTCGAATGCGGAAACCGCCGTGTATGATGATGTCAACGAGGCCTATTGCCGTCTCATTGGGTATTCAAGGGAAGAAATCATCGGACGTGCTTCTTATGATCTAAATATATGGATTACCAAATTTGATCGCGAACGTTTGATGGCAGAGCTTCTCAAAAAAGGTTGGAGTACGGGTATGGAAGCAAGCATTCGTACGAAGTCTGGAGAGATTCGTCATGTGGTATCTGGGAATACCATTTTGCAAACCAAAGGCCGGCCAACTCTTCTTGCCATTCTCATTGATGTAACAGAATCCAAACAAAATAAAGAGGCTCTAGAATTTGCTGTAAAAGAAAGAACAAAAGAACTCAATCGGATCCTGGAAGATTTACAAAAGGCTCAAGACCAATTGATCCTTTCCGAGAAAATGGCCACCTTGGGACAGTTAGTCGCTGGTGTTGCTCACGAGATCAATAATCCACTTGCAGCCATTGCTGCATTTAGTGAACAGATATACAATCGAATGGGAAATTTTGGCACTCGTTTGTTCCAAATTAAGGAATGTTTTTCTAAATATTCGGATAAAGAGATTAATGAGATTATTTCCTGGGTCATCGAATTATTTACAATCAAACCGAAGTCTTATAACTTTGCAGAATCACGAAAGGCAAAAAAAACTTTAGAAAGCATTTTCATTAATTTGCAGATTGAATCAGCGTACGATTTAGCTGATAGAATTGTGGATCTCGGTGTTTCCGATTTCATTCTCGAAAATGAAGATTTTTTACCGCATTTCAAATCATCACCTCTTCTGGAATTAGTTTTATCAGAGTTGAATACTTTGCGTAGTATCGAATCTATTCGATTGGCAGTTGAGAGGACTTCTAAAATTGTTTATAGTCTAAAAAACTATGGGAGGATCGACCGCAACGAAGCAAAATCAGAAATCAATTTGGTAGATACGATTGAAACGGTGCTTACTCTATATCATAGTAAAATGAAATCTGGAGTGGAGTGCATTCGCGTGTACAATGCGAATCCTATTATTATGGGTTATCCAGATGAACTGATACAAATTTGGACAAACCTCATTTACAATGCCTTACAAGCTATGGCTTTCAAAGGATCCTTAACGATCCAAGTGGATGAGTTGGAAAGAGAAGTTGTGGTTCGAGTGAAGGACAACGGATCGGGAATCCCAATTGGTATTCAAAAAAGAATTTTTGAGCCTTTTTATTCAACGAAGGAAAAAGGGGAGGGAACGGGGCTTGGTCTTGGGATCGTGAAACAGTCTGTGGAAGAAAGGCACCGTGGCCGGATCCAATTCCAATCGGAACCTGGCAACACGGAGTTTCAAGTGACCCTTCCTAAAATCTAG